From Pieris rapae chromosome 3, ilPieRapa1.1, whole genome shotgun sequence, a single genomic window includes:
- the LOC110993258 gene encoding nuclear pore complex protein Nup107, which yields MSFDQGHILHSTQRTPLKGNRVRQLVSREDTLNLTPILNESSYFRSLNDSSLRQLLDESSIVLKTGTAGNGLSEIFFEIIQSSRPSDVLDTLARLGQACCDSLELVEPWNRYSAHNYWLVEEANTWKLLHCLYADLLIEHPESFESIITQTTLSQQILVNALFQSDPELRLFQLLVDWLEATAAYQDQATRTTAPVISNNIHWGNTLHQLLLGTSLFNKERNTAMVTRIDPDASTRQNKNIHSDDAKDDNDLCKMVFTELRCGNFKNAVSQCINAGQAWRGAVLQGWQLLHYLPKVESDSTIELNGNKSRDLWKWCALGIATNSSENIHYRAAVGILCGHLQSALTACQGNWEDLLWAHLRVQIETRVDKFLHEHYATAEANTTTPEVLELLQTDLPTSEMSLQQTFSAVKSLLDGKKESNYQTCQRHLMLGHIRCVMQDSLLWLQSAEDRFVRFLAHLVLILRQMGKDPQHDTGDIILERYITQLIENLVEGSCECPELIAYYISTVPNERQIVLFAELMDKIYNSENRQDTVNAGKTAGIDVAASARVAIKKSITEIQQNYGHIDSTFTQTTVVEKDKTLINKVILSLEWLALQPNQVAEALWLSNAMVRTFIFIGNTEAAINCLGKVKIMFSEVMKQLNPTSSELKEHLCLKAYLEALEGFATWYRHYISGQPKDVEPLPSNATFADKVHHEQKVAQIEQQKARWKNTVLHQSRHTKTLLYNTLLFPGGWLQDENDCTSSKNFSESEQEDRIKQLKTLRKLCIPEIVILIIKILQSNDDADNHKEAVQLSDLIAAENRCLYKVFTKAKLQEILERIKESSLILLDKGRDIFGYDLVE from the coding sequence ATGAGCTTTGATCAGGGTCACATACTACATTCGACACAAAGAACGCCTCTCAAAGGTAATCGCGTAAGACAACTTGTATCTCGTGAAGACACACTAAATCTTACCCCAATCCTCAATGAATCTTCTTACTTTAGATCATTAAACGACAGTAGTTTGAGACAACTTTTGGATGAatcttcaattgttttaaaaactggaACAGCTGGGAATGGCttaagtgaaatattttttgaaataattcaatCAAGTCGGCCAAGTGATGTTTTGGATACCTTGGCAAGGTTAGGTCAGGCTTGTTGTGATTCTCTTGAGTTGGTCGAACCATGGAATCGTTACAGTGCTCACAATTACTGGTTAGTAGAAGAAGCTAATACCTGGAAACTGCTGCATTGTTTATATGCAGACTTATTAATTGAACATCCAGAATCATTTGAAAGTATTATTACACAAACCACTTTGTCACAACAAATTTTAGTAAATGCTTTATTTCAAAGTGACCCAGAACTGAGACTTTTTCAGTTACTAGTGGACTGGCTAGAAGCCACAGCTGCATATCAAGACCAAGCAACTAGAACTACAGCTCCagttatttcaaataacattCATTGGGGTAATACCCTCCATCAATTACTTCTTGGAACAAGTTTGTTcaataaagaaagaaatacaGCTATGGTCACTAGAATAGACCCTGATGCTTCAACCCgtcaaaataagaatattcatTCAGATGATGCAAAAGATGATAATGATCTATGTAAAATGGTTTTTACGGAACTTCGTTgtggtaattttaaaaatgctgTTTCTCAATGCATAAATGCAGGCCAAGCATGGCGTGGAGCAGTGTTACAAGGATGGcagttattacattatttaccaaAAGTAGAATCTGATTCTACCATTGAACTGAATGGCAACAAGTCTCGGGATCTCTGGAAATGGTGTGCACTCGGTATAGCTACCAATTCTTCGGAGAATATTCATTACAGAGCAGCAGTTGGAATATTATGTGGCCATTTACAAAGTGCTCTTACAGCATGCCAAGGCAATTGGGAAGATTTGTTGTGGGCTCATTTGAGAGTCCAAATAGAAACTAGAGTGGACAAATTCTTACATGAACACTATGCTACGGCTGAAGCTAATACTACAACACCAGAAGTTCTAGAACTATTACAAACTGACTTGCCCACTTCTGAAATGTCTTTGCAACAAACTTTTAGTGCTGTCAAGTCATTATTAGATGGTAAAAAGGAATCAAATTATCAAACTTGTCAAAGACATTTAATGTTGGGACATATTAGATGTGTAATGCAGGATTCTTTACTTTGGCTTCAAAGTGCTGAGGACAGATTTGTAAGATTTCTTGCCCATCTGGTATTAATTTTGCGTCAAATGGGTAAAGATCCTCAACATGATACTGGTGACATTATTCTAGAAAGGTATATAACGCAATTGATTGAAAACTTGGTTGAAGGATCATGTGAATGTCCAGAGCTTATTGCTTACTACATTTCTACGGTCCCAAATGAGAGACAAATAGTCCTATTTGCTGAGTTGatggataaaatatataacagtgAAAACCGACAAGATACAGTAAATGCTGGCAAAACTGCTGGCATTGATGTGGCCGCATCAGCTAGAGTAGCAATTAAAAAGTCCATTACagaaatacaacaaaattatgGACATATTGATAGTACATTCACACAAACAACAGTAGTAGAAAAAGATAAAACACTGATtaacaaagttattttgtCATTAGAATGGCTAGCTCTACAACCAAATCAAGTAGCAGAGGCACTTTGGTTAAGCAATGCAATGGTTcgaacattcatatttattggAAACACAGAAGCAGCCATCAATTGCTTAggtaaagttaaaattatgttttctgAGGTTATGAAACAACTCAATCCTACTTCCTCTGAACTAAAAGAACATTTATGCTTGAAAGCTTATTTAGAAGCCCTAGAAGGATTTGCTACTTGGTACAGACATTACATTAGTGGACAGCCCAAGGATGTTGAACCACTGCCATCAAATGCAACATTTGCTGACAAAGTTCACCATGAGCAAAAAGTTGCTCAAATTGAACAACAAAAAGCACGATGGAAAAATACAGTATTACACCAATCTCGTCATACAAAAACCTTactttataatactttattattccCAGGAGGTTGGCTTCAAGATGAAAACGATTGTACATCTTCAAAAAACTTTTCAGAATCGGAACAAGAAGAcagaataaaacaattaaaaacattgagaAAGTTATGTATACCAGAAATTGtgattttgattataaaaattttacaaagcAATGATGATGCTGATAATCATAAAGAAGCTGTGCAATTAAGTGATTTGATAGCAGCAGAAAATCGCTGTTTGTACAAAGTTTTCACTAAAGCAAAACTACAAGAAATTTTAGAAAGGATTAAAGAGTCAAGCTTAATTCTTTTAGATAAAGGAAGAGATATTTTTGGATATGATTTGGTTGAATAA
- the LOC110993209 gene encoding UDP-N-acetylglucosamine transferase subunit ALG13 homolog, whose product MTTKYFEKCFITVGTTRFDLLCSEIVSSPVLQALKRSGCNYITFQIGNSKMDPGDYELDGIKLHCYRFKDSIENDIRNSDFVISHAGAGSVLEVLNASKPLLVVVNEDLMDNHQLELAEQMQVDGHLFYCTCNTLICTLDQMDFSLLKPLEKANPKHFLQSLNRILNVQD is encoded by the coding sequence atgacgactaaatattttgaaaaatgttttattactgttGGCACCACACGATTTGATTTACTTTGCAGTGAAATAGTGTCGTCTCCTGTTTTGCAAGCTTTAAAGAGATCTGGATgcaattatattacttttcaaATTGGAAATAGTAAAATGGACCCAGGCGACTACGAACTAGATGGAATTAAACTGCATTGTTACAGGTTTAAAGATTCTATAGAAAATGATATAAGAAATTCCGATTTCGTCATAAGTCATGCTGGTGCTGGCAGTGTTTTGGAAGTTTTAAATGCAAGTAAACCACTCTTGGTAGTTGTAAACGAAGATCTCATGGATAATCATCAACTAGAATTAGCAGAACAAATGCAAGTGGAtggtcatttattttattgcacttGCAATACCTTAATTTGTACTTTAGACCAAATggattttagtttattaaaaccatTGGAAAAAGCTAATCCAAAACACTTTCTTCAATCACtgaatagaattttaaatgtacaagattaa
- the LOC110993261 gene encoding ionotropic receptor 93a, producing MQLWIVILCLLGRVASEDFPSLITSNASIAVVLDQQFLKDQYQGITDELKDYIKELARVKLKHGGVIVHYYSWTAINLKKGFLAVFSVTSCEDTWSLFKRVQDEQMLLFALTEVDCPRLPSNAAITVTSSDPGEELPQIVLDLRTEKAFNWKSAILLHDNTLSRDMISRVVQSMTSQIDGKPSISVTLLKMRHETNEYLRRKEVYRVLSKLPVKYIGENFIVIVTTDTMTTMAEAARDLHMSHTLAQWLYIVSDTNRRNGNLSTLINELFEGENIAYIYNRTDDGAHCQNGILCYCKELMDAFILALDAAVQEEFDVAAQVSDEEWEAIRPDRLQRRDMLLRHMQQHLTAHSKCGNCTTWQALAADTWGATYRNTDMVSNKDVDNVTTVIDNFDLLQVAFWRPIDGFMFEDALFPHIQHGFRGKELSILTYHNPPWTILVTNASGAVVNYGGLLFDIVGQFAKSKNFTIRIVLPGHVKEESSNETSTDMMHSTSAKLTLSAVAKGKVAFAAAAFTILSDPPPGINYTIPVSIQPYAFMVARPRELSRALLFLLPFTTDTWLCLGFAVIFMGPTLFIIHRISPFYDAEDITREGGLSTIHNCLWYVYGALLQQGGMYLPRADSGRLVVGTWWIVVLVVVTTYSGNLVAFLTFPKLEIPVTTINELLLNRASYTWSINKGSYLEHELKNSDDPKYVSLLKGAELTSSLTAMEANNMAGANLLNRVRKERHVMVDWKLRLNYIMRADTVATDSCDFVLGFEEFMEERIALIVPSASPYLPVINKEINRMQKAGLISKWLSVYLPKRDRCWQSSTMTWEVNNHTVNLSDMQGSFFVLFLGVLSATTVLLTEWFWNRRKRKIEQVVIQPYLN from the exons ATGCAATTATGGATCgtgattttgtgtttattaggCCGCGTTGCCTCGGAAGATTTTCCCTCACTTATAACTTCAAATGCATCCATAG CTGTAGTTCTGGATCAGCAGTTCCTCAAGGATCAGTACCAGGGTATAACGGACGAGCTGAAGGATTACATCAAAGAACTAGCGCGGGTTAAGCTTAAGCATGGTGGAGTGATTGTGCATTATTACTCTTGGACTGCCATCAATCTGAAAAAAG GTTTCCTTGCGGTATTTAGCGTCACTTCGTGCGAAGACACTTGGTCATTGTTTAAGCGTGTTCAAGATGAACAAATGCTTCTATTTGCTCTTACCGAAGTGGATTGCCCGCGGCTCCCATCCAATGCTGCTATCACTGTCACGTCTTCTGATCCCGGTGAAGAACTTCCCCAAATTGTTCTTGATCTTCGGACTGAAAAGGCGTTTAATTGGAAATCCGCTATTCTCCTCCATGACAATACTTTAA GTCGAGATATGATATCTCGAGTGGTCCAATCCATGACATCTCAAATAGACGGTAAACCTTCCATCTCCGTGacgttattaaaaatgagGCATGAGACGAACGAGTATTTAAGAAGGAAAGAGGTTTACAGAGTATTATCCAAACTCCCagttaaatatatag GTGAAAATTTCATTGTCATAGTAACGACAGACACCATGACTACAATGGCTGAAGCTGCGCGCGATCTTCACATGTCGCACACTCTTGCGCAGTGGCTTTATATCGTGTCTGACACAAATAGACGGAATGGAAATCTATCCACATTGATCAACGAATTGTTTGAAGGAGAAAATATtgcttacatatataataggaCCGATGACGGGGCACACTGTCAG aatggAATTCTATGTTACTGCAAGGAATTGATGGATGCGTTCATATTAGCTTTGGATGCTGCAGTGCAGGAGGAGTTTGACGTAGCAGCTCAGGTTTCAGACGAAGAGTGGGAAGCTATTCGACCTGATAGACTGCAGCGGAGAGACATGTTATTAAGACATATGCAG CAACATTTAACAGCGCATAGCAAGTGCGGAAACTGTACTACTTGGCAAGCACTTGCAGCTGACACTTGGGGTGCAACATACAGAAACACTGATATGGTCAGCAACAAAGATGTTGATAATGTGACTActgttattgataattttgacTTGCTTCAG gtTGCGTTTTGGCGCCCAATAGATGGATTTATGTTTGAAGATGCATTATTTCCGCACATACAACATGGTTTCCGAGGCAAGGAATTGTCGATATTGACCTACCAC aATCCGCCATGGACTATATTGGTAACAAATGCATCGGGGGCTGTCGTAAATTATGGTGGTCTATTATTCGATATTGTTGGACAATTtgctaaaagtaaaaatttcac AATCCGGATTGTCCTACCGGGGCATGTGAAAGAGGAGTCTTCGAATGAAACATCTACAGAT ATGATGCATAGTACAAGCGCAAAGTTGACATTATCAGCTGTCGCGAAGGGAAAAGTGGCTTTCGCCGCTGCAGCTTTCACAATCTTATCTGATCCTCCACCAG gTATAAACTATACAATTCCTGTGAGTATTCAGCCGTACGCTTTCATGGTAGCACGTCCTCGAGAACTAAGCAGagcgttattatttttactaccaTTTACAACTGAT ACATGGCTCTGTTTAGGATTTGCAGTGATTTTTATGGGgccaacattatttataatacatagaaTAAGCCCTTTTTACGATGCTGAAGATATCACAAGGGAAGGAGGTTTATCGACTATACATAATTGTTTGTGGTATGTTTACGGGGCTTTATTGCAACAAG GTGGAATGTACCTCCCACGAGCAGATAGTGGTAGACTAGTAGTTGGTACTTGGTGGATAGTGGTATTAGTGGTTGTCACAACGTACTCTGGGAATCTTGTCGCATTTCTAACCTTCCCTAAACTGGAAATTCCGGTGACAACTATCAATGAACTGTTGCTGAATAGAGCTTCTTACACATGGTCAATAAATAAGGGATCTTATTTAGAACATGAGTTAAAG AACTCAGATGATCCAAAATACGTGTCTTTGCTAAAAGGCGCTGAGCTGACAAGTTCTTTGACGGCAATGGAAGCGAACAATATGGCTG GGGCGAATTTACTTAACCGGGTCAGAAAAGAGCGTCATGTTATGGTGGATTGGAAGTtgagattaaattatataatgcgAGCCGACACTGTAGCCACTGACTCTTGTGATTTTGTTTtag GTTTTGAAGAGTTTATGGAAGAAAGAATCGCCTTAATCGTACCCAGTGCTAGTCCATACCTAcctgttattaataaaga AATTAATCGCATGCAAAAAGCTGGGCTCATATCAAAGTGGTTGAGCGTTTATTTACCTAAGCGTGACCGGTGTTGGCAGAGCTCCACTATGACCTGGGAAGTGAATAACCATACTGTCAACCTCAGTGACATGCAGGGCTCattctttgttttgtttctag GCGTTCTTTCTGCTACAACAGTTTTATTGACAGAATGGTTTTGGAATAGAAGAAAAAGGAAGATCGAACAAGTAGTCATTCAGCCTtacttgaattaa
- the LOC110993208 gene encoding transmembrane emp24 domain-containing protein eca, with the protein MFIRFSSIIPLLITLDLCFGLYFHIAEGERKCFIEEIPDDTTVLVNYKVELYDPRSGGFMPSSPGIGMHVEVREPNDRILLSRVYSSEGMISFTSTTPGEHVICMYSNSTSWFTGSQLRVHLDIQVGEHAVDYANVAQKDKLTELQLRIRQLLDQVHQITKEQSYQRHREERFRQTSESTNQRVLWWSLLQTGVLLGIGYWQMRHLKSFFEAKKLV; encoded by the exons atGTTTATTCGCTTCTCATCTATAATACCTCTGCTGATAACCTTAGACCTGtgttttggtttatatttccataTAGCAGAAGGTGaaagaaaatgtttcataGAAGAAATACCGGATGATACCACTGTGCTGG taaattataaggTGGAATTATATGACCCACGATCTGGGGGATTCATGCCTTCTTCTCCTGGCATTGGTATGCATGTGGAAGTTCGAGAACCAAATGATAGAATTCTCTTATCACGGGTCTACTCATCTGAGGGTATGATTTCATTTACATCAACAACACCTGGAGAAcatgtaatttgtatgtattctAATAGTACATCATGGTTTACTGGATCTCAATTAAGG gtACACCTTGATATTCAAGTGGGTGAACATGCTGTTGACTATGCAAATGTAGCCCAAAAAGACAAGCTTACTGAGCTGCAGCTTAGAATTAGACAATTGCTGGACCAAGTTCATCAAATTACTAAGGAACAAAGTTACCAAAGA CACCGAGAGGAACGATTCCGACAAACATCTGAAAGTACAAATCAAAGGGTACTTTGGTGGAGTTTATTACAAACTGGTGTCCTTCTAGGAATTGGCTACTGGCAAATGAGGCACCTTAAGAGTTTCTTTGAGGCTAagaaattagtttaa
- the LOC110993247 gene encoding aminoacylase-1 has translation MATNGLLITERNVVSDDAAVRNLQEYLRIKSVHPNVNYEECLVYLRGQAAQLGLPVQVFEVVPNKPILVMTWEGQEPALPSILLNSHMDVVPVFEKSWTFPPFEARIVEGMIYGRGVQDMKSVAVQYLESIKRLKNKGITFKRTIHLSFVPDEEVGGGEGMAQFVKSEHYTKLNIGFALDEGLASPTDHYVVYNGERSIWHVRVICPGMSGHGSLLLPDNCGEKMRFIIDKFMDLRQESKKKLEENPQLTIGDVTSINLTMLKGGIQENVIPEKLTVSFDLRLALSVDFVEFENMIKNWCTEAGANVTYEFVQKDDFVLPTPTDSSNGYWMAFKTAINQLDIPLDLRTFPGGTDSRFIRKTGVPALGFSPMRRTPPGLHEHNESLQLSVFLEGIKTYEAVIPAIANV, from the exons ATGGCTACAAAtggtttattaattactgaaaGAAACGTGGTGAGCGATGATGCAGCTGTCCGTAATCTTCAGGAATATCTACGAATAAAAAGCGTTCATCCGAATGTAAATTATG AGGAATGTCTGGTATATCTAAGAGGTCAAGCCGCACAGCTGGGTCTACCGGTCCAAGTTTTTGAGGTGGTCCCCAATAAACCTATACTGGTAATGACTTGGGAAGGCCAGGAACCAGCCCTTCCGAGCATTCTTCTCAACTCGCATATGGACGTTGTACCTGTGTTCGAA AAAAGTTGGACATTCCCACCATTCGAAGCTCGCATAGTTGAAGGAATGATTTACGGCCGCGGTGTGCAGGACATGAAGTCTGTTGCTGTGCAGTACTTGGAGTCAATAAAACGGCTCAAAAACAAAGGCATTACTTTTAAGCGCACAATACACTTGAGTTTCGTTCCAG ATGAAGAAGTCGGGGGAGGAGAAGGTATGGCGCAATTTGTCAAGTCCGaacattatacaaaattaaacatcGGGTTTGCGTTAGACGAGGGTCTTGCTAGCCCCACAGATCATTACGTTGTATACAATGGAGAAAGGAGTATTTGGC ATGTAAGAGTAATTTGCCCCGGGATGTCCGGTCACGGCTCTCTACTGTTGCCTGACAATTGTGGTGAAAAG atgcGATTCATCATAGACAAGTTCATGGACCTTCGTCAAGAGTCTAAAAAGAAATTGGAAGAAAATCCTCAATTAACGATCGGCGACGTAACATCCATCAATCTAACAATGCTTAAG ggTGGCATCCAAGAAAACGTGATTCCTGAGAAACTAACCGTTAGTTTCGATTTACGTTTAGCCTTGTCTGTCGATTTCGTGGAGTTTGAAAATATG ATTAAGAATTGGTGTACGGAAGCTGGAGCAAACGTAACCTATGAGTTCGTTCAAAAGGATGATTTTGTCTTACCAACTCCTACTGATTCCTCCAATGGCTACTGGATGGCTTTTAAGACCGCTATTAACCAATT AGATATTCCATTGGACCTTCGAACATTCCCTGGTGGCACTGACTCTCGTTTCATCCGTAAGACAGGCGTCCCTGCCTTAGGATTTTCGCCAATGCGACGTACACCACCAGGTCTTCATGAACATAATGAAAGTCTACAACTATCTGTGTTCTTAGAAGGCATTAAAACATATGAAGCTGTCATTCCTGCTATTGCTAATGTGTAA
- the LOC110993329 gene encoding uncharacterized protein LOC110993329, whose translation MCNLLSLPEEILILIIKKLDLASVNNLYNTCRRTRDVICLFKVMKKCNMSCNRMASAHILQLPFFKDIAPFIVNLNLACVNNLNKTLLQSAIRRLKCLTTINVSYTNISIIDFLQIYKNCSTITDVTLDSIFDKKNLKTLQDVSRNILLMCQDVFEKFKSIHFIGSLLNLVYNTYTLFMLQKTKNIKLKFSISQLHNVLYTRFECDLVPISFDEIVISSVNTEHDIESLNNPHFPHNIDNYEYFLLTMSKSCVTQIYCTSLFRDFIKNNYNKEPGSLTSLCEHYPSYKAVFLFWNKETNVFNEGFFSRLQRHLKPYFVYCIDITKNEPVPHNYDRFYIKYEDPIMENPANSIDRMEPSCKKIRLGQPSIVIDYDDIFKEKERIMLSIYFNYSSKQNPIALSPSSIFLTKLTYLSLTGSIPYSSEFFNVLFRCCLQLETLNYEDNFSVNYIKSIARSIPLSKSIKNVRLLGKRIDHKTLIMFLSQCSSLENVHIVELSKENFENNDYQLMFQKCKNLYCLYLYARISENNRNKQLMALNRAKVKSQQHHISVKVINVDLHGALHSNPFSYLFKI comes from the coding sequence ATGTGTAACTTACTTTCATTGCCAGAAGAAATTCTTAtacttatcattaaaaaattggaTCTAGCTTcagtgaataatttatataatacctGTAGAAGAACGAGAGATGTGATTTGTctttttaaagtaatgaaGAAATGTAATATGTCTTGTAACAGAATGGCTTCAGCACATATACTCCAGTTACcattttttaaagacattGCCCCTTTTATAGTAAATCTGAATTTGGCCTGTGTAaacaacttaaataaaacgCTGTTACAATCTGCAATAAGAAGATTAAAGTGCTTAACAACAATTAATGTCTCCTATACTAACATAAGTATTATTgactttttacaaatttataagaaCTGTTCTACTATAACAGATGTAACTCTTGATtctatatttgataaaaaaaatttaaaaactttgcaAGATGTATCACGGAATATTTTACTGATGTGTCAGGATGTGTTtgagaaatttaaaagtatacattttataggaTCACTactaaatttagtttataatacttatactttatttatgttacaaaaaactaaaaacattaaattgaaatttagtatttctCAACTTCATAATGTGCTGTATACACGATTTGAATGTGACTTGGTGCCAATAAGTTTTGATGAAATTGTCATATCTTCAGTTAATACAGAACATGACATAGAATCTTTGAACAATCCACATTTTCCACacaatatagataattatgaGTATTTTTTGCTAACAATGTCAAAATCATGTGTAACTCAAATTTATTGCACATCATTATTTAGAGACtttatcaaaaacaattataataaagaaccAGGTTCTTTAACAAGTTTGTGTGAGCATTATCCATCTTATAAAgctgtatttttattctggaataaagaaacaaatgtatttaatgaaGGATTCTTTAGTCGCTTGCAAAGACATCTTAAGCCTTATTTTGTATACTGCATTGACATAACTAAAAACGAACCTGTACCTCATAATTATGACAGATTTTACATCAAGTATGAGGATCCTATTATGGAAAATCCAGCAAATAGTATAGATAGAATGGAACCATCTTGTAAGAAAATAAGATTAGGTCAACCTAGTATAGTAATTGATTATGAtgacatttttaaagaaaaagaaagaatcATGTTATCAATATACTTTAACTATTCTTCAAAACAAAATCCAATAGCCTTATCACCATCATCTATCTTTTTAAccaaattaacatatttaagcTTAACGGGTTCGATACCATACAGTagtgaattttttaatgtgttgtTTCGGTGCTGTTTACAACTGGAAACATTAAACTACGAAGATAACTTCAGtgtgaattatataaaatctatagcTCGATCTATTCCTTTGAGCAagtctataaaaaatgtcagATTATTAGGCAAGAGAATTGATCATAAAACTTTGATCATGTTCTTAAGTCAATGCAGTAGTTTAGAAAATGTGCATATAGTGGAGTTAAGCAAAgagaattttgaaaataatgacTATCAACTAATGTTTCAGAAGTGCAAAAATTTATACTGTTTATACTTATATGCCCGTATAAGCgaaaacaatagaaataaacaGCTAATGGCATTAAATAGGGCAAAGGTAAAATCTCAACAGCACCATATATCCGTTAAAGTAATTAACGTTGATTTGCATGGTGCACTACATAGTAAtcctttttcatatttattcaaaatataa